One part of the Caproiciproducens sp. CPB-2 genome encodes these proteins:
- a CDS encoding ABC transporter substrate-binding protein: protein MMKKRLLAAVLAAVMLSASATGCAQGGGNTDSAAAGSAAAAGETIKIGGLAPLTGNVSVYGIATNNGVKLAVDKINKAGGVLGKQIEYISYDEKGDAIEAVNAYNKLVQDDKVVALVGDVTSKPTIAVAQKAVKDGLPMITATGTAADITKAGDNIFRACFIDPFQGELMAAYAAQKLGAKTAAIIYDNGDDYSTGVANAFEAAAKEAGMTITNKEAYQSGSVDFKSQLTKIKAGNPDVVMVPVYYSDVALIAVQAKDIGLSAKLLGADGWDGVLEKIDKSNLDAVKDCYFCSQYSAESSDPDLQAFLKTYKESYGADANMFAVLGYDAMGMMAAAIEKAGSTDSDKIVEALKGIEYKGLTGNTTFDENRNPVREAVITTIADGKYKFVENFKK from the coding sequence ATGATGAAAAAGCGTTTATTGGCAGCTGTTTTGGCAGCTGTAATGCTTTCTGCTTCTGCAACAGGCTGTGCTCAGGGAGGCGGGAACACGGATTCTGCGGCTGCGGGCAGTGCCGCTGCGGCTGGTGAGACAATTAAAATCGGCGGACTTGCACCGCTGACCGGGAACGTATCCGTTTACGGTATTGCCACAAATAACGGCGTTAAGCTGGCTGTAGATAAGATCAATAAAGCCGGCGGCGTTCTTGGAAAGCAGATTGAATACATCTCCTACGATGAAAAGGGCGATGCAATCGAGGCTGTCAATGCTTACAACAAGCTTGTACAGGACGATAAGGTTGTCGCGCTGGTTGGCGACGTTACCTCTAAACCGACCATTGCCGTTGCGCAGAAGGCTGTAAAAGACGGCCTGCCGATGATTACGGCTACCGGCACCGCGGCGGACATTACAAAGGCCGGCGACAATATCTTCCGCGCCTGCTTTATCGATCCGTTCCAGGGTGAACTGATGGCTGCCTATGCGGCTCAGAAGCTCGGCGCAAAAACCGCCGCCATCATCTATGATAACGGCGACGACTATTCCACCGGCGTTGCAAATGCTTTTGAAGCTGCTGCGAAAGAAGCCGGCATGACCATTACCAACAAAGAAGCCTATCAGAGCGGCAGCGTTGATTTCAAATCACAGCTTACAAAGATTAAGGCCGGAAACCCCGATGTCGTTATGGTTCCGGTTTATTATTCCGACGTAGCGCTGATCGCCGTACAGGCGAAGGATATCGGCCTGAGCGCAAAACTCCTTGGCGCGGACGGCTGGGACGGCGTTCTCGAGAAGATTGACAAGAGCAACCTCGACGCTGTGAAGGACTGCTATTTCTGCAGCCAGTACTCCGCTGAAAGCTCCGATCCCGATCTGCAGGCTTTCCTGAAAACCTACAAGGAGTCCTACGGCGCGGATGCAAACATGTTTGCCGTTCTGGGCTATGATGCCATGGGCATGATGGCCGCCGCGATCGAAAAGGCCGGTTCCACGGATTCCGACAAGATTGTCGAAGCGCTCAAGGGCATTGAGTACAAGGGCCTTACCGGCAACACCACATTTGACGAAAACCGCAACCCGGTCAGAGAAGCTGTCATTACGACCATTGCGGACGGAAAATACAAATTTGTAGAGAACTTTAAAAAGTAA
- a CDS encoding ABC transporter ATP-binding protein codes for MGVMLSVKNLDVFYGSIHAIKNISFEVQEGEIVTLIGANGAGKTTTLHSISGLIKPKNGEITFMGNDLRTTEPHKIIKLGLAQVPEGRRIFSKMTVLENLEMGAYIRNDGDKIEDDFEKLFERLPRLKERRRQIAGTLSGGEQQMLAIGRALMCNPKMLLLDEPSMGLSPLLVNEIFSIIRDVNQSGVTVLLVEQNAKKALEIANRAYVLETGAIAMEGDADELANDEKVRKAYLGG; via the coding sequence ATGGGAGTTATGCTGTCGGTAAAAAATCTGGACGTTTTCTACGGGTCCATCCATGCCATTAAAAATATTTCGTTTGAAGTGCAGGAGGGGGAAATCGTTACCCTGATCGGCGCGAACGGCGCCGGAAAAACCACGACGCTTCATTCCATTTCCGGACTTATCAAGCCGAAGAACGGCGAGATCACCTTTATGGGCAACGATCTGCGTACGACGGAGCCCCATAAGATTATTAAGCTCGGGCTGGCTCAGGTTCCGGAGGGAAGACGTATTTTTTCCAAAATGACCGTGCTTGAAAATCTGGAGATGGGCGCGTATATCCGCAATGACGGCGATAAAATCGAGGACGACTTTGAAAAGCTGTTTGAGCGCCTGCCCCGGCTGAAAGAACGCCGCAGACAGATCGCCGGTACCCTCAGCGGCGGGGAACAGCAGATGCTCGCGATCGGGCGCGCGCTGATGTGCAATCCGAAAATGCTTCTGCTGGACGAACCGTCCATGGGCCTTTCCCCGCTTCTGGTGAACGAGATATTCAGCATTATCCGGGACGTAAACCAGTCGGGCGTCACCGTCCTGCTGGTCGAGCAAAACGCGAAGAAGGCGCTGGAAATCGCCAACCGCGCCTACGTTCTGGAAACGGGCGCGATCGCCATGGAAGGCGACGCGGATGAGCTTGCGAATGATGAGAAGGTCCGCAAGGCTTATCTGGGCGGCTGA
- a CDS encoding branched-chain amino acid ABC transporter permease — translation MLGISRRKKISYVVNLAIVILLYVVFTMLIRQGVVNSYYSDIINMMCINIIMAVSLNLVTGLLGQLVLGHAGFMLVGAYAAGLFTLHSGLPLPVAFPIALVLGGLVAALFGVIIGVPALRLKGDYLAIITLGFGEIIRVIANNLTITNGAKGLYGIDSLNSRHNLTAMFTYMFFIAVLTIFISFTFGTSRHGRAVISIREDEIAAEASGINTTYYKLLAFILAAFFAGVAGGLYAHQIGLIDPSKFDFNRSVEILVMVVLGGMGSITGSIISAGVLTVLPEALRGFASYRMLLYSVVLICVMLFRPTGLLGRSEFSLMKTADKIKGAVKGKKQDPASNKEG, via the coding sequence ATGTTGGGTATTTCAAGAAGAAAAAAGATTTCTTACGTTGTGAATCTGGCAATCGTTATTCTTCTGTATGTGGTCTTTACCATGCTGATCCGCCAGGGCGTTGTGAACAGCTATTATTCCGATATTATCAACATGATGTGCATCAACATCATTATGGCCGTCAGCCTGAACCTTGTGACCGGCCTGCTGGGCCAGCTGGTTCTGGGCCACGCGGGATTCATGCTGGTGGGCGCGTACGCCGCGGGCCTGTTCACCCTTCACTCCGGGCTTCCGCTTCCAGTCGCGTTCCCTATCGCGCTGGTGCTGGGCGGACTGGTCGCGGCGCTTTTCGGTGTCATCATCGGCGTGCCGGCCCTGCGCCTGAAAGGCGACTATCTGGCGATTATCACCCTGGGCTTTGGGGAAATCATACGCGTGATCGCCAACAATCTTACCATTACCAACGGAGCGAAGGGCCTTTACGGCATCGACTCCCTGAACTCTCGCCATAACCTGACGGCGATGTTTACCTATATGTTCTTCATCGCCGTCCTGACCATCTTTATCAGCTTTACTTTCGGGACTTCCCGCCACGGCCGCGCCGTCATTTCCATTCGCGAGGATGAAATTGCCGCGGAGGCCTCGGGCATCAACACCACCTATTACAAGCTGCTTGCGTTTATTCTGGCGGCGTTCTTTGCCGGTGTGGCGGGCGGCCTTTACGCGCACCAGATCGGTCTGATCGACCCGTCGAAGTTCGACTTCAACCGTTCGGTGGAAATTCTCGTAATGGTTGTGCTGGGCGGTATGGGCTCGATTACGGGCTCCATTATTTCCGCGGGCGTGCTTACCGTTCTGCCGGAGGCGCTGCGCGGGTTTGCCAGCTACCGTATGCTGCTTTACTCCGTCGTGCTGATCTGCGTGATGCTGTTCCGTCCTACCGGTCTGCTGGGCCGCAGCGAATTTTCGCTGATGAAAACAGCGGATAAAATCAAAGGCGCCGTAAAAGGGAAAAAGCAGGACCCGGCTTCGAATAAGGAGGGCTAA
- a CDS encoding citrate/2-methylcitrate synthase — protein sequence MAEIVLEQDNPGLKSLCDEFRANNKIPQDKFELYQVKRGLRNPDGTGVMAGLTTICNVHGYLIADGERIPDEGKLTYRGIDLREIVEGCLAEKRFGYEEVAWLLLFGELPNAQQLQTFCKTLNSYRELPEYFAEDMIIKAPSKNIMNKLARSVLALYSYDDNPDDTSLQNNMRQAIQLIARMPTIMTYAYQVKRRHFDKQSMYFHPIDPSHSTAQAILNAIRPDRMFTDEEAKLLDLCLILHAEHGGGNNSTFTARVLSSTGTDIYSAIAAAIGSLKGPKHGGANHRVMMMMNEIMENVRNWEDETELGNYLEKIVRGEACDHSGLIYGMGHAVYTLSDPRAVILKTKARKMAEERDMLQKFELFERVEKLAPAAFAKVKGEMKVISANVDFYSGLVYEMLGIPSDLFTPLFAISRIAGWCAHRIEEMETCGRIMRPAYRSLSKSKPYISLDKRNAK from the coding sequence ATGGCAGAAATTGTACTTGAACAGGACAATCCGGGCCTGAAGAGCCTGTGTGACGAGTTCAGGGCAAATAATAAAATTCCGCAGGACAAATTTGAATTATATCAGGTCAAGCGCGGCCTGCGCAACCCGGACGGCACGGGCGTCATGGCGGGCCTTACCACGATCTGTAACGTACACGGCTATTTAATTGCGGACGGCGAGCGCATCCCGGACGAGGGCAAGCTTACCTACCGCGGGATCGACCTTCGGGAGATCGTGGAAGGATGCCTTGCGGAAAAGCGTTTCGGGTATGAGGAAGTCGCTTGGCTTCTGCTTTTCGGCGAGCTGCCGAACGCGCAGCAGCTGCAGACCTTCTGTAAAACCCTGAACAGCTACCGCGAGCTTCCGGAATATTTTGCGGAAGATATGATTATCAAGGCGCCGTCCAAGAATATTATGAATAAGCTGGCGCGTTCCGTGCTGGCCCTGTATTCCTACGACGACAATCCGGACGACACCTCCCTCCAGAATAACATGCGCCAGGCCATCCAGCTGATTGCGCGGATGCCCACCATCATGACGTATGCCTATCAGGTGAAGCGCCGTCATTTTGACAAGCAGAGCATGTACTTCCATCCCATTGACCCTTCCCATTCCACGGCGCAGGCCATCTTAAACGCGATCCGTCCCGACCGCATGTTCACCGATGAGGAGGCAAAGCTGCTCGACCTGTGCCTGATTCTCCACGCGGAGCACGGCGGCGGCAACAACTCCACCTTTACCGCGCGCGTGCTTTCCTCCACCGGCACGGATATTTATTCCGCCATCGCGGCCGCGATCGGTTCCCTGAAAGGCCCCAAGCACGGCGGCGCCAACCACAGGGTCATGATGATGATGAACGAGATCATGGAGAATGTGCGTAACTGGGAGGACGAAACGGAGCTCGGAAATTACCTTGAGAAAATCGTCCGCGGGGAAGCCTGCGACCACTCCGGCCTGATTTACGGCATGGGGCACGCGGTTTATACGCTTTCCGACCCGCGCGCGGTCATCCTGAAGACAAAAGCCCGCAAAATGGCCGAGGAAAGGGATATGCTTCAGAAATTCGAGCTGTTCGAGCGGGTGGAAAAGCTCGCGCCGGCGGCTTTTGCGAAGGTCAAGGGGGAGATGAAGGTCATCTCCGCCAATGTCGACTTCTATTCCGGGCTGGTTTACGAGATGCTTGGGATTCCGAGCGACCTGTTTACGCCGCTTTTTGCGATTTCCCGCATTGCGGGCTGGTGCGCCCACCGCATAGAGGAGATGGAGACCTGCGGCAGGATCATGCGCCCGGCGTATCGTTCCCTGTCGAAGAGCAAACCGTACATATCCCTTGACAAACGAAACGCAAAGTAA
- the spoIID gene encoding stage II sporulation protein D, with amino-acid sequence MKGKTLLGLLLFLIMFLIPFLSVGAKIPDKTDKPSSRSSSSAVQSGQQPQAKPQSQPVSQTPQSSAPAARNTAQFKILDTKSNQVLTVNDRDFLYGAIVTEMSPESQPEALKAQGVAAYTYYSRLRTQERANPTAALKGADFSADTQGWQIYVSKAQMQERWGTKFDEYYNKLTQVVNAVYGQVLKSGNDLADATYYAISSGRTETSEDIWGGKRSYLVSVASPGDVFAGGYQTTVTLSADQFKAAALKAAPKASFGTDAAKWVGAVSRTAAGSVKTIQIGGVSVTGNDARNAFGLRSANFTLTCKDNVFTFVVKGYGHGVGMSQVGADYMASQGLTYKQILAWYYPTTSLTATAA; translated from the coding sequence ATGAAAGGCAAAACCTTACTGGGACTTCTGCTTTTTCTGATAATGTTCCTGATCCCGTTTTTATCCGTAGGTGCGAAAATTCCGGACAAGACAGACAAGCCGAGCTCCAGGAGTTCCTCGTCCGCCGTACAGTCCGGCCAGCAGCCGCAGGCAAAACCGCAGTCCCAGCCCGTATCCCAGACACCGCAAAGCAGCGCGCCCGCAGCCCGGAATACGGCCCAGTTTAAGATACTCGATACCAAGAGCAATCAGGTTCTGACGGTGAACGACCGGGATTTCCTCTACGGCGCGATCGTCACCGAAATGTCCCCCGAATCCCAGCCGGAAGCGCTGAAAGCGCAGGGCGTCGCCGCGTATACCTATTACAGCCGTCTGCGTACACAGGAAAGGGCCAACCCCACGGCCGCGCTGAAGGGCGCGGATTTCTCCGCGGACACACAGGGGTGGCAGATTTACGTCAGCAAAGCGCAGATGCAGGAGCGCTGGGGAACCAAGTTCGACGAATACTACAACAAGCTTACGCAGGTGGTAAACGCCGTATACGGGCAGGTGCTCAAAAGCGGGAATGATCTTGCCGACGCGACCTACTACGCCATTTCTTCCGGCAGGACGGAAACCTCCGAGGACATCTGGGGCGGGAAGCGCAGCTATCTGGTCTCCGTCGCAAGCCCCGGGGATGTATTCGCCGGCGGGTACCAGACCACGGTCACGCTCAGTGCCGACCAGTTCAAAGCGGCGGCCCTGAAAGCCGCGCCGAAGGCGAGCTTTGGAACGGACGCGGCCAAATGGGTCGGCGCCGTCAGCCGCACCGCCGCGGGTTCCGTGAAAACCATACAAATCGGCGGGGTCTCCGTAACGGGAAACGACGCGCGCAACGCGTTCGGGCTGCGTTCGGCAAACTTCACCCTTACCTGCAAGGACAATGTTTTTACCTTTGTGGTAAAAGGATACGGACACGGCGTCGGGATGAGCCAGGTGGGCGCGGATTACATGGCTTCGCAGGGATTGACCTACAAACAGATTCTGGCGTGGTATTATCCCACCACCTCGCTTACGGCGACCGCTGCATAA
- a CDS encoding branched-chain amino acid ABC transporter permease produces MDFFSQIINGLGIGSIYALVALGYSMVYGIVQLINFAHGDIIMVGAYVVFVILIMMNLPLWLAVLGSILFCGLIGVVIERVAYHRLLVRDAPRISLLITAIGVSIFLQNLFQLLFGSDAKSMPKMFSFSPLQIGELQITSSTVLNILVSVVMMAGLQLMVSKMKIGKAMRATSEDAGAAKLMGINTNTTIAFTFGIGSALASAGAVLYCNTYPQIKPIMGGLLGLKAFVAAVLGGIGSIPGAMLGGYLLGVAESLTNAYISSNLTDAVVFGILIIVLLVKPAGLLGKNTREKV; encoded by the coding sequence ATGGATTTCTTTTCGCAAATCATCAATGGCCTGGGCATCGGCAGTATTTACGCGCTGGTCGCTCTGGGCTACAGTATGGTTTATGGTATCGTACAGCTGATCAACTTTGCGCACGGCGATATCATTATGGTAGGCGCTTATGTCGTATTTGTTATCTTGATTATGATGAATCTTCCCCTGTGGCTTGCGGTGCTGGGTTCGATTCTTTTCTGCGGGCTTATCGGCGTCGTGATTGAGCGCGTAGCATACCACAGGCTTCTGGTCCGGGACGCACCCAGAATTTCTCTGCTGATTACGGCGATTGGCGTCAGCATCTTTCTGCAGAACCTTTTCCAGCTGCTGTTTGGTTCGGACGCGAAATCAATGCCGAAAATGTTTTCCTTCAGCCCGCTGCAGATCGGCGAACTGCAGATTACCTCGTCCACGGTCCTGAACATTCTGGTATCCGTCGTCATGATGGCGGGGCTGCAGCTTATGGTCAGCAAGATGAAGATCGGCAAGGCGATGCGCGCGACCTCTGAAGACGCGGGCGCCGCTAAGCTGATGGGCATCAACACAAACACCACCATTGCCTTTACATTTGGCATCGGCTCGGCTTTGGCTTCCGCGGGCGCGGTGCTCTACTGCAACACATATCCGCAGATTAAGCCGATTATGGGCGGTCTGCTGGGCCTGAAGGCGTTTGTCGCCGCCGTGCTCGGCGGAATCGGCAGCATCCCCGGCGCCATGCTGGGCGGCTACCTGCTGGGCGTCGCCGAAAGCCTGACGAACGCCTATATCAGCAGCAACCTGACGGATGCCGTGGTATTCGGAATCCTGATTATCGTCCTGCTGGTAAAGCCCGCGGGTCTGCTCGGCAAAAATACAAGGGAGAAGGTGTAA
- a CDS encoding PTS sugar transporter subunit IIA — protein MQLFGRNKKQTILAQQTGKAILITEVPDPVFADKILGDGIAILPSKNGVYSPVSGTIVQIAHTLHAIGIESDDGVEVLVHLGIDTVKLNGEGFTCHVEVGQHVAAGEKVMDMDIQAIAEKGYSTISPCIITNLDAVKNLECGQGNVSGGKSVVMSFSKQ, from the coding sequence ATGCAATTATTCGGCAGAAATAAGAAACAGACCATTTTAGCTCAACAAACCGGAAAAGCCATTTTAATAACCGAAGTACCGGACCCTGTATTTGCCGATAAAATATTAGGCGACGGAATTGCCATCCTTCCTTCGAAAAACGGGGTTTATTCGCCCGTGTCCGGAACAATCGTACAAATTGCGCATACGCTCCACGCAATCGGAATAGAAAGCGACGATGGGGTCGAAGTGTTGGTTCATCTTGGAATCGACACCGTAAAACTGAACGGCGAAGGCTTCACCTGCCATGTAGAGGTCGGTCAGCATGTCGCCGCAGGGGAAAAAGTAATGGATATGGATATTCAGGCAATCGCGGAAAAGGGCTATAGCACGATTTCTCCCTGTATCATCACCAATCTTGACGCGGTCAAAAATCTCGAATGCGGGCAAGGCAATGTTTCCGGCGGCAAATCGGTCGTCATGAGCTTCAGCAAGCAGTGA
- a CDS encoding ABC transporter ATP-binding protein, translated as MSVLETKNLGIAFGGLQALEDVHFSINEGEIIGLIGPNGAGKTTVFNLLTDVYMPTEGVIELDGNNIVGKKTYQITQNGIARTFQNIRLFKDATVIDNVKIAMNSQMKYSVLAGMFRLPSYRKEEKAVSKRAHELLQVFSLDEHAHDLAKNLPYGKQRKLEIARALATNPKVLLLDEPAAGMNPTETMELMETIMLIRDKFNVAILLIEHDMNFVMGICEHIVVLDYGRIIAEGTAETVRNDPKVIAAYLGGE; from the coding sequence ATGTCTGTACTGGAAACCAAAAATCTTGGAATTGCTTTCGGCGGCCTTCAGGCCCTTGAGGATGTGCATTTCTCCATCAACGAAGGGGAAATTATCGGCCTGATCGGACCGAACGGAGCGGGAAAAACCACCGTTTTCAACCTGCTGACCGACGTTTATATGCCGACGGAGGGCGTGATTGAGCTTGACGGAAACAACATCGTCGGCAAAAAGACCTATCAGATCACTCAGAACGGGATTGCGAGAACTTTTCAGAATATCCGCTTGTTCAAGGATGCCACCGTGATTGACAACGTAAAGATCGCGATGAACAGCCAGATGAAGTACTCCGTTCTGGCGGGGATGTTCCGCCTCCCCTCCTACCGTAAGGAGGAGAAGGCGGTTTCCAAACGCGCGCACGAGCTTTTACAGGTCTTCAGCCTCGACGAGCATGCGCACGATCTGGCGAAAAACCTTCCCTACGGCAAGCAGCGCAAGCTGGAAATTGCCCGCGCGCTCGCGACCAATCCGAAGGTCCTGCTCCTTGACGAGCCCGCGGCCGGCATGAACCCGACCGAGACCATGGAGCTGATGGAAACCATCATGCTGATCCGTGATAAATTCAACGTTGCGATCCTGCTGATTGAGCACGACATGAACTTCGTCATGGGAATCTGCGAACATATTGTGGTTCTGGACTACGGCAGGATCATCGCGGAAGGTACCGCGGAAACGGTGCGCAACGATCCGAAAGTGATCGCCGCGTATCTTGGAGGTGAGTGA
- the nagE gene encoding N-acetylglucosamine-specific PTS transporter subunit IIBC yields MQKVLAALQKLGKALMLPIASLPIAGLLLRLGQSDMLNIPLLADSGNALFSNLPLLFAIGIAVGLAKDNNGAAGLAGAVAYFVLNAAGQAVNHALQVGSIFMPAAGLPEGITEINMAHFGGIIAGVIAGLCYNRFHSAKLPDWLAFFGGRRFVPIVTGGFSLVIGGLLGTVWPTFQKGLDAAANWMTGSGGLGEFIYGTLNRLLLPFGLHHVVNTAVWFNFGTYTGADGKTVSGDLWRFFAGDPHGGVFTAGFFPIMMFALPAAALAMYVCARKENKAIVGGALFSVALTAFLTGVTEPIEFMFMFLAPVLFVLHAVLTGLSLVVCNMFGIRDSFTFSAGLFDYLINWTKAANGWMIIPIGLVFAVVYFFLFVFFIKKFNLKTPGREDDEETNSFSALVEDQGFDNIAKQYIAALGGAENIKEIDSCITRIRLTLVSNKELNEKDFKALGASGVMKAGTQVTQVIVGTKAELLVDAMKKYLPGHDHATA; encoded by the coding sequence ATGCAAAAAGTTTTAGCGGCACTTCAAAAACTTGGCAAGGCATTGATGCTGCCTATCGCATCGCTGCCAATCGCGGGTCTTCTTCTCAGGCTGGGGCAGAGCGACATGCTCAATATCCCCCTTCTGGCGGATTCCGGCAACGCCCTGTTCAGCAACCTTCCCCTCTTGTTCGCAATCGGTATTGCGGTAGGACTTGCAAAAGACAATAACGGCGCTGCGGGCCTGGCCGGAGCGGTCGCCTACTTCGTACTCAACGCGGCCGGCCAGGCCGTCAACCACGCCCTGCAGGTCGGCAGCATTTTCATGCCGGCGGCGGGCCTTCCCGAAGGAATCACTGAAATCAACATGGCGCATTTCGGCGGAATCATCGCCGGTGTCATCGCCGGTCTGTGCTACAACCGGTTCCACAGCGCCAAGCTGCCCGACTGGCTTGCGTTCTTCGGCGGCAGACGCTTCGTTCCGATCGTCACGGGCGGTTTCTCCCTTGTGATCGGCGGCTTGCTCGGTACCGTATGGCCGACCTTCCAAAAGGGTCTGGACGCGGCCGCAAACTGGATGACCGGCAGCGGCGGACTCGGCGAATTCATCTACGGCACGCTGAACAGACTGCTCCTGCCCTTCGGGCTGCATCACGTTGTGAACACGGCCGTATGGTTTAACTTCGGCACCTACACGGGCGCGGACGGCAAAACCGTTTCCGGCGACCTGTGGAGATTCTTTGCGGGCGACCCCCACGGCGGCGTATTTACCGCCGGTTTCTTCCCGATCATGATGTTTGCGCTTCCCGCGGCTGCCCTGGCCATGTATGTATGCGCCAGGAAGGAAAATAAAGCAATCGTCGGCGGCGCTCTTTTCTCCGTTGCGCTGACCGCGTTCCTGACCGGCGTAACAGAGCCGATCGAATTTATGTTCATGTTCCTCGCGCCCGTCCTCTTTGTCCTGCATGCCGTCCTGACAGGTCTTTCCCTGGTGGTTTGCAACATGTTCGGCATCCGCGACAGCTTTACCTTCTCGGCGGGTCTTTTCGATTACCTCATCAACTGGACCAAGGCGGCAAACGGCTGGATGATTATCCCGATCGGCCTTGTATTCGCTGTTGTTTACTTCTTCCTGTTCGTGTTCTTTATTAAAAAATTCAACCTGAAAACACCGGGCCGTGAAGACGACGAGGAAACCAACAGCTTCTCCGCGCTGGTTGAAGATCAGGGCTTCGATAATATTGCGAAGCAATACATAGCGGCGCTCGGCGGAGCAGAGAATATTAAGGAGATCGATTCCTGCATCACCCGCATCCGCCTGACCCTTGTCAGCAACAAGGAACTGAACGAAAAAGATTTCAAAGCCCTCGGCGCTTCCGGCGTCATGAAAGCAGGCACCCAGGTTACCCAAGTCATCGTCGGCACAAAAGCCGAGCTTTTGGTCGACGCAATGAAGAAATACCTCCCCGGCCACGACCACGCGACGGCCTGA
- the gap gene encoding type I glyceraldehyde-3-phosphate dehydrogenase gives MSVKIGINGFGRIGRLVFRAAVAQPETFEIVGINDPFIDVDYMVYMVKYDTMHGHFQGDISAEDGKLVVNGRKISVFAEKDPTQIPWGKVEAEYVVESTGVFCTTEKASAHITAGAKKVVISAPAKDKETPTFVCGVNLDTYTKDMKVVSNASCTTNCLAPLTKVINDKFGIVEGLMTTVHSTTATQKTVDGPSSKDWRGGRAAAGNIIPSSTGAAKACALVIPAVKGKLTGMSMRVPTLDVSVVDLTVSLAKPTTYEEICAAVKEASENEMKGILGYTEDAVVSSDFLGDPRTSIFDKNAGIMLNDHFVKLVSWYDNEWGYSNKVLDLIKHMNVVDHK, from the coding sequence ATGTCTGTTAAGATTGGCATCAACGGGTTTGGCCGTATCGGCCGCCTGGTCTTCCGCGCAGCCGTCGCTCAGCCGGAAACATTTGAAATTGTCGGTATCAATGATCCGTTTATTGACGTTGACTACATGGTTTACATGGTGAAATACGACACCATGCACGGCCACTTCCAGGGTGACATTTCCGCCGAAGACGGTAAGCTTGTTGTAAACGGCAGAAAGATCAGCGTCTTTGCCGAAAAGGATCCCACCCAGATTCCGTGGGGCAAAGTGGAAGCCGAGTATGTTGTAGAGTCCACCGGTGTGTTCTGCACAACCGAGAAGGCTTCCGCCCATATTACAGCTGGCGCAAAGAAGGTTGTTATTTCCGCTCCCGCAAAGGATAAGGAAACACCGACTTTTGTCTGCGGCGTTAACCTCGACACCTACACAAAGGACATGAAGGTCGTTTCCAACGCATCCTGTACCACCAACTGTCTTGCTCCTTTGACAAAAGTGATCAACGACAAGTTCGGTATTGTGGAAGGCCTTATGACGACCGTCCATTCCACCACCGCCACCCAGAAGACCGTTGACGGTCCTTCCAGCAAAGACTGGAGAGGCGGCCGCGCCGCGGCCGGCAACATCATTCCTTCCTCCACCGGCGCCGCAAAAGCATGCGCGCTTGTTATTCCTGCAGTCAAGGGCAAACTGACCGGTATGTCCATGCGTGTTCCCACACTGGATGTTTCCGTTGTCGACCTGACCGTCAGCCTTGCAAAACCGACCACCTATGAAGAGATCTGCGCAGCCGTTAAAGAGGCTTCCGAGAACGAAATGAAGGGCATCCTCGGCTACACTGAGGACGCGGTCGTTTCTTCCGACTTCCTCGGCGATCCCCGCACTTCCATCTTTGATAAGAATGCCGGCATCATGCTGAACGACCACTTCGTCAAGCTCGTATCCTGGTACGACAATGAGTGGGGCTACAGCAACAAGGTTCTGGACCTCATCAAGCACATGAATGTCGTCGACCATAAATAA